The following proteins are co-located in the Pyricularia oryzae 70-15 chromosome 1, whole genome shotgun sequence genome:
- a CDS encoding 40S ribosomal protein S3aE has product MAVGKNKRLSKGKKGLKKKTQDPFARKDWYGIKAPAPFNIRDVGKTLVNRSSGMKNANDALKGRIFEVSLADLQKDEDHAFRKIKLRVDEVQGKNCLTNFHGLDFTSDKLRSLVRKWQSLIEANVTVKTTDDYLLRLFAIAFTKRRPNQIKKTTYAASSQIRAIRRKMTEIIQREASTCTLQQLTNKLIPEVIGREIEKATQGIYPLQNVHIRKVKLLKQPKFDLGGLLALHGESTTDEQGQKVEREFKERVLEEV; this is encoded by the exons ATGGCTGTCGGAAA GAACAAGAGATTGTCGAAGGGCAAGAAGGGTCTCAAGAAGAAGACCCAGGACCCCTTCGCCCGCAAGGACTGGTACGGAATCAAG GCTCCGGCGCCTTTTAACATCAGGGA TGTCGGCAAGACTCTAGTCAACAGGAGCAGTGGTATGAAGAACGCCAACGATGCGCTGAAGGGCCGCATCTTCGAGGTCTCACTCGCCGACCTCCAGAAGGACGAGGACCACGCATTCCGCAAAATCAAGCTCCGGGTCGACGAGGTCCAGGGCAAGAACTGCTTGACCAACTTCCACGGTCTTGACTTCACCAGCGACAAGCTGAGGTCGCTTGTCCGCAAGTGGCAATCCCTGATCGAGGCCAACGTCACGGTCAAGACCACCGACGACTACCTCCTTCGCCTTTTCGCCATTGCTTTCACCAAGCGCCGCCCCAACCAGATCAAGAAGACCACCTACGCCGCCAGCTCTCAGATCCGTGCCATCAGGAGGAAGATGACCGAGATCATCCAGCGCGAGGCATCTACTTGCACCCTGCAGCAGCTCACCAACAAGCTGATCCCCGAGGTCATTGGCCGCGAGATTGAGAAGGCCACTCAAGGCATCTACCCCCTGCAGAAC GTGCACATCCGCAAGGTTAAGCTGCTGAAGCAGCCCAAGTTCGACCTTGGTGGCCTCCTGGCCCTGCACGGCGAGTCGACGACAGACGAGCAAGGCCAGAAGGTTGAGAGGGAGTTCAAGGAGCGCGTTCTCGAGGAGGTTTAA